The genomic segment TCGCTGGCGGGGAAGGATGCCCGCTACATAAATTACTGCGATATGCAGACTTACATGAATTGGATGGCTGGTAATTTCATCCCTGCAATTCGTTGGGGAACCGAAGGTTCAGAGCTCAAAAACACTAGCGGAGTCGACACCCCTTTCAATGCTGAACATAATTTAGCACTGGCGCGTCGCGACTCGGGTTCCGTTGATGTTGCGCTTCAATATTTTCTCAGAGGGGCCAATGTAGCCGATGTGCTGGATATCGCTAAAGTTGATGCCGATCGTGGAGGGGCGTTTTACGGGAATATTGGTAGATGCTTCCATATTATGGGTCAAATTGACTCAGCGTTGATATGTTACGTTAAGTCGGCCAGCTTGATTGATACTGAATTCAGAGAAAATATAACCGAGAATCAAGGATACATAAGGCAATGGATTGGTGAGTTATTGTTGCAAAAAGGGCAAAAGCAAGCTGCATTGCATTTTTATATAGCCGCGCTCGAGAAATGGCGTGTCGTATCACCTCCGAAAGCTGCGCGCCTGGAAAAATCTATGCAGGCTGATTGGCCCGATGGGCACCCAAGTATCAATCCTGCTCGCGCTGAGGCAGCTGTAATTAGGTGGGTTAATAGTAAGGGCGGTCAGTGAGAATATAACTCGGCGATCGAGTCATGCGTTTGCGGCCTAAATATCTCACAACGGATCCTGTCGCAATACAGTCAAATTATCTGCTTGTTCTTGTTCGAATGATGGCTTGGTATTGTTTGCTAGGAGATCTGATATGAAGACCGGTATGTTTGATCGGCACGAAGCGTCACAAATCACCGCTGAGCGAGCTTGGCCGGCCTGTCCTGCCGGATTGATCCATCGCGACCGTTGAAGTAGATTGGCCTTGTAACTCGCTGATCATTAACGCAATTGTGGAACTGGATGGATGCCTACCCTTCGAGAAAGCTTCATTTAGCGTCCCTCCGAAGGCAAAGGTCACACGTTCGAATCGTGTCGGGTGCGCCAATCAACCTACTGTCTCTGAAGGCAGATTTGGTTTCCAGGGTTTAGCCCTCAGTCCCCAAAAGTCCGTCTGTCACGCCGCTGTCACAGCAAAGCCGCGACTCATGGCGACAGCTCCTCGCGGCGATGTTGATGTCGGAAGCGTGAAACCGGCCGTTGCCGGGCTGGAAGCGGCTTTGATCGCTGCGCCGCAGACGAAGGGGTTCTGCTGATTGCCCAAGCCCCCACAAGTCAGGGTAGCCCCGTGCACACTGAAGCGTGAGCCGTAGATCAGAGAATTGGTGCCACCAATCCAGAGCCGGTTTCCGCCGTCCCGTGATGCCAGCCGTCCTGCCCCCGAACAGTCTGAGGAGCGTCGTCGCTTCACGCCCAGCGGCGCCGCGCACGACAAGCGCGAGTTCCCCGCTGATGTTGGGCTTAGTCCGGTAGAGAAGGCCGCTCGGCAGCCAGAGGATCCCGTCCTGCGTCGTCTTGTTGATGACGCACTGAAGCGCGACCTCGTCCACCTCGTTGGTGAGGGCTGTGACCGGGTTGCGCTCCTTTGGTAGCGTTGTAAACCAAGTAGAATGCCTGCCACTGTGCCAGCGTATAGCCGGTCGTGTTGGTGCCATTGGCCGCTGTGATGCTCGACAGCAGATTGGTGGTGCACAGGCCGCAACCGTTCGCCTTCCCACCATAGGCGTAGAACTCGGCGATGTCTTTCAGAGGCAGTGACGCTCTGAATGGAAGGCGAGCCGGGCAGCTTGTTCGCCAAGCTGCCAAGCAGGCGATCGGTGATGCGGGTCGAAGCCGGATAGCCACCGACGACAGCGTCGAGATCGCCTTCGTCGATCGGGGCTACACCGGCGGGAAGCCGGCTACGGCGGCGCGCAAGCACGGCATCGAACTTGAGGTCGTGAAGCTGCCCGAGGCCAGCTCGGCCCTCATCCTCAGCCTGTCGAAGGACGTGCTGCTGCCCAAGCGCTGGGTCGTCGAGCGCTCCTTTGCCTGGGCCACCGGCTTCCGCCGGCTCGGCAAAGACTGCGAGCGATATGCCAGCGCGCCGGCAGACCTGCACCGTCGTTGCCTTCGTCTGCCTCATATTCAAAAAACTTGCTCTACTTACAGCCGATTAATAACAGCCTCTACGCGTTCCTTCAGCGCTCCAACTCGAAGGACTCGGCGTCAGAGCTTGATTCCAATCCCACGGTTCAGGCGGGTGACGATCCAGACCGTCGCCACGGCCACGCAAACGCCCCAGCCGACTTCCAGCACCCGCGACCCGGCCATGCGCTCCACCGGCCCGACATGGGGCACGAGCAGAATAATCGTGGCGGTGATGCTCGCGATACGGCACGCACTCGAGACATTGACGAGCCAACAGGCAAGGGTCGCGAGCAGGACAGCCGATGCGTAGGTCGGCAGGGAGGGGCCGAGCGAGAGGTAGGCACCGAGACCGGCGGCTCCGCCGATCAAAGCGCCCGTGAGTTGGTCGCGGGCGGTGGAGCGAGTGGTGTCGAACTCGGTATGGGCGACGGCGACCGCTGTGATCGCCGCCCAGAAGCCCTCACGCAGGCCGAGCAGATGGGTCGGCAGGTATGCGGCGATGGCGGCGACCGCGGAGATGACGCCGTGGGCGAAGCCGCCGACGAAACGGCGGCGTAGGGGCAGGCGCTTGCGCAGGCGGGTGAACTGCGCGCCGAGCAAGCGGATTCGGCTGGTGTCGCGGTCGACCCGGCGCACCGGCGCCGCGGCGGTCTCGTCCTCGGCACGGCATGCCGAGTCTTCGGCCTGCATCCGCTTCTTCCTTTTGTAGCCGATCCGAAAGTCCTCGCCTGGAACCGCCCCCGTGATGCGAGCACGGCAGCATCAATCCGCGAACGCAGCGGATCGACGGGGTTCGCCCAAAGTCATGCGAGCCCCGCTCAGGTGGCGGGGCTCTCCGAACGCACCCGCCACATCCCCATGGCTCAGGGCGATAAACGCTGACCGCGCTGCGACGCCATGAGTTCATCCGCTCTCTTGGCGGACGCCGTAAAGCGCCTCGCCTCTCGTTGCGGCCCCTGTGCCCTCATCGGGAGCGACGACGTAAGCCGTCACCTCGTCGCGCGAGCAAGCGATGCCGTTCTTCGTCTTGGACCTCGATCGAGGCGGCGAAGGCTTTGAGAGCCGATGCCGCCTGCTCTCCATCGAGCCTCGCGCTCAGTTGGACTTCGGATCGGTGACCGTGAAGGCGAAGGTCGCGCCGTAGCTGTCCGCGTCGGCCAGCGCCGGCGTCTGCGAGGGGGCTGACGCGGTGAGCGACGCCGAGCACCTGCGGGCCGGCACTGCGCAGCGAGACGACCGCCACGCCCTGAGCATCCGTCGTGGCGCGGGCCTGATCCGCCTCGCTCTTGAAGTTCACGCCGTCGGTGGCGACCACGCTGGCGCCGTCGAGCGGACGGCCCTCGAACAGCACCCGCACCCGGATCTGGCCCGAGGCTGCGGTCGGCTCCTCCAGCGGGACGATCTCCAGCGGTTGGCCGACGATCTTGTCCCACGGGGCCGTCGGGCCGGATACGGCCTTGGCGAACTTCACCGACCAGAGGCTCTTGTCGGCCTGCGGCAGCATCCGCTTGCTGGCGTTGCGGTAGCTGCCGTCGGGCAGGCGCACCCAGTAGCCGTTGTCGTAGGACGCGGCGAACAGTGCGTCGCCCTGATGCGCGGCTTTGAGCGCGGGCATTGCGCCGGTCTGCAGCTTGGCATTCAGGGCCACCGCGCCGGACGGCTCGTAGGCGGTCAGGCTCATCAGCTTGCCAGCACTCGGCAGTTCCGGCTCGTGGGGATGCCCGTAGAGAATCTGTACGCCGTTGCCGGCCGGGTCGAGCCAGAGGTCGTGGGCGGCGGCCGGTGCGGTGAGGGCGAGCAGCGCGGTGAGGATGACGGTTCGTCTCATCGAAGAGGTGCTCCTGTTGCAAAGCTGGAGGTGATGCCGGCCAGCAGCGTCAGGCGCGGCTGCGGGCTGGTGAAGATCTCGGCGACCGAGGCAGAGACCGATGAGCCGAAGTTGAAGATGCTCTCGCTCGTGCGGTCGCCGGGATACCAAGTCGCCTGCCCGTAGGTCGTCCAGCCGCTCTGGTGGACGTAGGCGATCCGGCCGCTGACGCGCGGATAGGGCGAGGAATGCAACACGCCGTCCTCGGTCAACGGCTTGGCACCGATGTAGGACAGGTAGGCTGCACCCGTCAGGCGCCCGCCGGGCAACAGGGCGGCCGGCGCGGCGACGTCGAATTCGGCGCCGACGGTGGCAAGATACGCCGGCACGTTGGGGATGAAGATGGATGGCACGCCGTTGAGCAGTCGGGCCGAGACGCCCGAATAGTTGGCGAACAACGCCACGCGGTCGAGGCCTTCACGATAGGCCAGCACCTTCGCCTCGATTTCGAAGCCGTCGCGGCGGGACTTGCCCAGGTTCTGCACGGGCAGGCCGGGTGCAGGCTGGAAGACCTCGTTGGCGATGTTGGTGAAGAACACCGTGCCGAGGAGACTGAACCGGTCGAACACGAGGCGGCCGCCGCCCTCCGTACTCTCGACGGTCAGCGGAGTGAGGCGGGGATTGTTCGTCAATTCGCTCGAAGCGGAGGGGCTGCGGAAGCCCTGGCCGTAATTGGCGAACAGCTCCAGCCAGTCGAAGGGCGTGAGCGCCGCCCCGCCCTTGGGGGAGACCACGTTGGGGCTGACCTTGGGCGACAGGGCCGGGTCGAGATTGTTGCGCACGTCGTAGAAGAACTGGTCGAAGCGGGCGCCGCCGGTCAGCTTCAGCCAGGGCGCCGGCTTGACCTGCACCTGCGCGTAGGCCGCGAGGTTGTGCTGCGAGAGATCGAGATCGAGGGTGCGTGCGGTGAACGTGCGCGCGACCGAGGGGCCGGTGTTCACGTCGAGCGCGTCGCTCCGCCAATCGCCGCCGACGAGGACTTGGGTCGGGAGCGCGTCGAACAGGCTCGTCGTCCAGACCTTGCGGATGCGGCCGCCCACGGTCTCCCGTTCCTCGACCTGCCCGCGCTGGCCGGCGCCGAAATCCGAGAAGCGGCTGAACACGTCGTGGCTGGCGTAGAGAAGCGCCGACAGCTCGTCGTCCGGCCCACCGTTGATGTAGTTGGCCACGAAGGTCTGCAGGGTCTTGCCGCCGCCATCGGTGATGTTGGTCGCGGCCCGCGGTGAGACGAGACCGGCGCGCACGCGGTCGCGCTCCAGGTAGCCCGGCTGCCCGAAGCCGGTGCCGTAGATCTGCACCCGCAGCGACAGGCTGGAGCCGAGATCGAGGGGGATGGTGACCTTGTTGAAGGCGTTGTAGCGCCCGAGATCGCCGTTCTCGCGATAGCCCCCGGTGCCGTAGCCTTCGTAGGCGAGGAAGGGCTGGATCCCCGGGCCGAACTGGCTGAAGGTGGCAAGCCCCCGCCCCGTGCCGAACGAGCCGCCCGATGCGCCGACGGTCGAGAAGGGCTCGGCCCGCTTGGTCTCGATGTAGATCGAGCCGCCGAGATTGGCGTCGCCCGCTTCGACCGAGAAGGGGCCGCGCACGATGCTGATGGAGCGGATGGTCTCCGGGATCAGCGGATTGAGATCGACGTAGTTCGGGGTGTGGATCGAGGAGACCTCGTTGATCGGCACCCCGTCGATGAAGACCGCGACGTCGCGGCCATGCTCGGCATCGCTGAAGCCGCGCAGGGCGATGCCGTATCCGACGCCGCCCTGGCCGTAATTCGAGACATCGAAGCCGGCCACGGGGCGGAAGAGGTCGCCGTAGCTTTGCACCGGCAGGCGAGCGATCTCCGCGGCATCGATCACCGTGCTGTTGCCTGGGAGAGCCAGGACCGACGATGAGATCTGGGTCTTCAGGTTCGCGGCCGGCCCCGCAACCGCCGCAACGGAATTTGCGGAACCGCCCTGCGCGGTGACCTGCAATTCCTCCAGCTCAATCGCGGTCGGATCGAGCGCATGGCTCGGAAGCGTACTCACGCCGAGTGCGCTGGCCGATGCAAGCAGGCGCGTCAAAAGCGGCGACATCGTGCAACCTAGGCACTCAGTGATCCGGGCGCTACTAAACTGCAAATTATGGGCAGGCACAAGATAGGAATTTTTCGTATTCGTACGTCTCATCGAGATGTTGCAGCCTTTAGCAGCCCCCGCAATCTCGGTCGCAGCATCTTTTGACGATAACCGTCTCGGTAAAATTGCCTCCCTTAGAGCATCGGTGCTGATACGGCGTGGCATGTCCTGCCGGCCACCAAGTCTTCGGCCCATCAGGCGCGAAACGTCTTCGAGGCCAGTGGCTTCTGAGCTTCACGTCGTACGATGGCCGGAGGCCATCGCAGCCGGAGCAACGGCCCCAAAATCGAACATCCCGATGCGGGGCAGAGCGATCCTTACAACTCTCGCGTCGCAACTCGATGTACCTCCTGCTCAGAAATGGGGAAACCGTTCGGCGCCGAGGCCGGACGTGTGACCGGCCGCCAAGCTCAGCGCGAATTTCCCTTTATTGCAACAACTTATGAGCGAAATTGATCATTTGGATAAGTAATACCCCGTATTCAAACTGGGCTAGCCACGTTCGTTAAGTTGCTGCTATAGGTTGAAAACAAGATATGTTCTGGGTGCCAATAAATCGGCTGCTAAGGCAGGCTGTATTCGCTCGGGAAGCTGCCCATGCACTTTACTCAACGCGAAACTGACAAGCTGCTGATCTATATGCTCGCCCAGGTCGCGCAGCGCCGCAGGGACCAGGGGCTCAAGCTCAACCATCCGGAAACCGTCTCCCTCATCTCCGTCGCCGCCCTGGACGGCGCCCGCGCCGGCAAGACGGTGGAAGAAGTGATGGAACTCGCAGGCAAAACCATCACGCGCGACGACGTCATGGACGGGGTCGCGGAGATGATTCCCTACGTGCAGGTCGAAGCGGTGTTCACGGACGGCTCGCGCCTCATCACGGTGCATGCTCCCATCAAGTAAATCGAGATGTCAGGAGGTGACGCGATGAGTCCTCCCCAGAAGAAGGCGCCCGTCGGCGGAATTATTTTCGGATCAGGGGATATCGAGATCAATGCCGGATATCCGACCACAGCGATCAAGGTCCGAAACACGGGTGACCGCCCAATCCAAGTCGGATCGCACTACCATTTCTTCGAGGTGAACGCCTCGCTCGAGTTCGATCGCGAGCAAGCCTTCGGCAAGCGTCTCAACATCCCGGCCACGACCGCTCTGCGGTTCGAGCCCGGAGACGAGAAGGAGGTCTCGCTCGTTCCCTATCAGGGCAAGCAGCGGGTGCTCGGCTTCAATGGCCTCGTCGACGGCTGGGTCGGCGACGAAACCTACGACGATTACCGCCCACGGCTGTCGGACGCGTTGGATCGCGTG from the Methylorubrum extorquens genome contains:
- a CDS encoding periplasmic binding protein associated to improved cobalt uptake (modular protein) — its product is MRRTVILTALLALTAPAAAHDLWLDPAGNGVQILYGHPHEPELPSAGKLMSLTAYEPSGAVALNAKLQTGAMPALKAAHQGDALFAASYDNGYWVRLPDGSYRNASKRMLPQADKSLWSVKFAKAVSGPTAPWDKIVGQPLEIVPLEEPTAASGQIRVRVLFEGRPLDGASVVATDGVNFKSEADQARATTDAQGVAVVSLRSAGPQVLGVAHRVSPLADAGAGRRGQLRRDLRLHGHRSEVQLSARLDGEQAASALKAFAASIEVQDEERHRLLARRGDGLRRRSR
- the ureB gene encoding urease beta subunit (Evidence 2a : Function from experimental evidences in other organisms; Product type e : enzyme), with amino-acid sequence MSPPQKKAPVGGIIFGSGDIEINAGYPTTAIKVRNTGDRPIQVGSHYHFFEVNASLEFDREQAFGKRLNIPATTALRFEPGDEKEVSLVPYQGKQRVLGFNGLVDGWVGDETYDDYRPRLSDALDRVNRYGFKNKP
- a CDS encoding protein of unknown function (Evidence 5 : Unknown function), whose amino-acid sequence is MTHNMEASTNIPVKRPSTIGINFSDIQHIGYIGPSEKILKRNINGTRVATRQC
- a CDS encoding protein of unknown function (Evidence 5 : Unknown function); translation: MAIRLRPASPIACLAAWRTSCPARLPFRASLPLKDIAEFYAYGGKANGCGLCTTNLLSSITAANGTNTTGYTLAQWQAFYLVYNATKGAQPGHSPHQRGGRGRASVRHQQDDAGRDPLAAERPSLPD
- the ureA gene encoding urease gamma subunit (Evidence 2a : Function from experimental evidences in other organisms; Product type e : enzyme), producing MHFTQRETDKLLIYMLAQVAQRRRDQGLKLNHPETVSLISVAALDGARAGKTVEEVMELAGKTITRDDVMDGVAEMIPYVQVEAVFTDGSRLITVHAPIK
- a CDS encoding protein of unknown function; putative membrane protein (Evidence 5 : Unknown function); protein product: MQAEDSACRAEDETAAAPVRRVDRDTSRIRLLGAQFTRLRKRLPLRRRFVGGFAHGVISAVAAIAAYLPTHLLGLREGFWAAITAVAVAHTEFDTTRSTARDQLTGALIGGAAGLGAYLSLGPSLPTYASAVLLATLACWLVNVSSACRIASITATIILLVPHVGPVERMAGSRVLEVGWGVCVAVATVWIVTRLNRGIGIKL
- a CDS encoding protein of unknown function (Evidence 5 : Unknown function), with product MPYVSLILGYIFSEFSINQAGRLNVTYQR
- a CDS encoding protein of unknown function (Evidence 5 : Unknown function), which gives rise to MPGPPASAGSAKTASDMPARRQTCTVVAFVCLIFKKLALLTAD
- a CDS encoding conserved protein of unknown function (Evidence 4 : Unknown function but conserved in other organisms), which translates into the protein MVGRRTVAACAPPICCRASQRPMAPTRPAIRWHSGRHSTWFTTLPKERNPVTALTNEVDEVALQCVINKTTQDGILWLPSGLLYRTKPNISGELALVVRGAAGREATTLLRLFGGRTAGITGRRKPALDWWHQFSDLRLTLQCARGYPDLWGLGQSAEPLRLRRSDQSRFQPGNGRFHASDINIAARSCRHESRLCCDSGVTDGLLGTEG
- the icuA gene encoding TonB-dependent outer membrane transporter associated to improved cobalt uptake (Evidence 2a : Function from experimental evidences in other organisms; PubMedId : 19763169; Product type t : transporter), translating into MSPLLTRLLASASALGVSTLPSHALDPTAIELEELQVTAQGGSANSVAAVAGPAANLKTQISSSVLALPGNSTVIDAAEIARLPVQSYGDLFRPVAGFDVSNYGQGGVGYGIALRGFSDAEHGRDVAVFIDGVPINEVSSIHTPNYVDLNPLIPETIRSISIVRGPFSVEAGDANLGGSIYIETKRAEPFSTVGASGGSFGTGRGLATFSQFGPGIQPFLAYEGYGTGGYRENGDLGRYNAFNKVTIPLDLGSSLSLRVQIYGTGFGQPGYLERDRVRAGLVSPRAATNITDGGGKTLQTFVANYINGGPDDELSALLYASHDVFSRFSDFGAGQRGQVEERETVGGRIRKVWTTSLFDALPTQVLVGGDWRSDALDVNTGPSVARTFTARTLDLDLSQHNLAAYAQVQVKPAPWLKLTGGARFDQFFYDVRNNLDPALSPKVSPNVVSPKGGAALTPFDWLELFANYGQGFRSPSASSELTNNPRLTPLTVESTEGGGRLVFDRFSLLGTVFFTNIANEVFQPAPGLPVQNLGKSRRDGFEIEAKVLAYREGLDRVALFANYSGVSARLLNGVPSIFIPNVPAYLATVGAEFDVAAPAALLPGGRLTGAAYLSYIGAKPLTEDGVLHSSPYPRVSGRIAYVHQSGWTTYGQATWYPGDRTSESIFNFGSSVSASVAEIFTSPQPRLTLLAGITSSFATGAPLR